In Mucilaginibacter auburnensis, the genomic stretch TCAAAAATGGGGTAATTTCCCGGCAGTGTCTGTAGGCTGGAATATTGCCGAGGAAGATTTCTTCAAAAACTCCGGCTTAGGCAAAACCATTTCAACGTTAAAATTAAAAGGCGGATACGGCTTAACCGGTAACAGCTCAGGTGTTGCCACATATGCTTACGCATCCTTATACAGCTCGGGCGTTTATGGCGGGTTATCGGCATTAAGTCCGTCGCAAATAGGCAACTCTGAATTAAGCTGGGAAACAAGCAAGAAAACAGACGTGGGTTTAACCGTAGGATTATGGAATAACCGCGTAACTATTGACGCAGATTATTATGATAACAATAATGATAATCTAATACTTAACGTTCCGCAGGCTGCGTCAAAAGGTATCCCCGGAAACTCACTTACACGCAACATTGGCTCGCTTTATAACCGTGGTTTAGAGTTCAATATTGAAGCTCACATTATTGATAAAGGTAAATTCAGATGGACAAGCAGTTTCAACATCAGTACATTAAGTAACAAAGTTACTTCACTTGCTCCGGGTGTTAACGATTTGTGGACAAGCGGTTTAGAAACATCTAATATCACTCGTGTCGGCTATCCGCTGGGCGCAATGTATGTGGTTAAAACCACAGGCGTAAACCCTGCCAATGGTTTACGTATGTATGAGAACCGTAATGGACAAACTGTTCAATACAACCCAAGAACAAGCGGATGGACGTATCTTGACGGAACTGTAGCACCTACACTTGACGCTTATGGTGACGGCGTAATTATGGGTACTACGCTGCCAAAATATTACGGTGGCTTTAACAACAACTTTACTTATGGAAATTTTGACCTTACTTTAAACTTCACTTATTCAGGCGGCAACCTTATCTATAATGGTACCAAGGGAACCTTGTTAGATAACCGTTTCTTTAACAATCAGACAGATATATTAAGGCGTTGGACAACTCCTGGTCAAATTACTGATATACCAAAACTGCATTATAATGATCAGATAGCGAGTGGGTCTGTATTAATGAACTCTTATAACGTTGAGGACGGAACATTTATTAAAATGAATTATGCCGCAATTGGTTACCGTTTGCCAGCAAAATTATTGAGTAAAGCAGGGATATCGTCTATGCGCATATACGCAACGGGCGGAAACTTTCTACTCTATACCAAATATACTGGATCAGACCCTGAAGTATCAGCTAACGGCGATTCGAGTACTGGTGCAGGCAGAGACAAGAACTCGTTACCAGCCGGCAAAACATTCACTTTCGGACTTAGTGTTGGATTTTAATAATTGAAACAAATGAAAAACTTAAGGAAATATAAACATTTAATAGTCAGAGGAAGCCTTCTGAGCTTGATCCTTATAAATGCTACGTCGTGCAAAAAGAATTTGCTTAATCCTGATATCATCAGCCTTATACCTGACGTAGCCGTATTTGATACGCCAGAACGTATTTTGGCACAGGTAAACGGTTTATATGTAGCGGCAAAGAGTGGCAGCTTTTACGGAGGCAGATATATTATTTATAATGAGATCCGCGGTGAAGATTTCATTATGAACAAACCGAACGTAGTTACCGGTCAGCAAACCTGGTCACAGTCTGTTAACCCGGGCACCAGCGAAGTGAGCAGTTTATGGACGGCCGGCTATTTAACCATAAACAGGGTAAACACCTTTTTAGCAGGCTTAGATGCTAATAAAAGCAAAGTTTCGGCTACATTATATGCTAACTACTCTGCAGAAGCCAAATTTTTAAGGGCGCTAACTTACTTTGCTTTAGTGCAAACCTACGCTCAGCCGTATGCAAAAAATAATGGAACAAGTCCGGGTTTGCCTTTAAGGCTAATGCCTGAGCTAAATTCAGAGAATAGCCTGTTAGCCCGCAGCACCGTTGCAAAGGTTTATGAGCAAATTTTGGCTGACCTAAATGCTGCTGAAACCGGTTTGCCTTTAAACTATGGCACAGGATCAACAACAGCAGTTGCTAGCTTAAACACCACCCGTGCCAGCAGAAATACTGCCATAGCATTAAAAACAAGGGTCTATATGGTGATGAACAATTACAACGCTGTTATAACAGAAGCGGAAAAAATTGTTTCAGCCAGTGCCCCTTATTCTGCAACTACAGGCGTAGCCAACAAGATGGAAACAAACGTTGCTACGGTTTTTACAGGCAATTATGTAGGACCTGAAGCTGTATTCTCACTGCCTTTCACGCCACTTGAAACGCCGGGTGGGCAAAACCAGCTAGCTTACTATTTCGGGGGTAATCCGGGTAATCAGGAGTTTTATTTGAATCCTGTCGGAATAATAGCTGATCCAGCCTTCGCGACTGCTTCAAAAGATGCCAGGAAAGGATTTGTACAAACAGTGGCAGGCCAGAAATGGATGTCAAAATTTAAAGTTGCATCAACGTTTTCTGATAACGTACCTGTGATCAGATATCCTGAAGTGTTACTCAATTATGCTGAAGCGCTGGTTCGTACTGGCGGTGTAGCCAATATGCCAAAGGCCATTTCATTATTGCAGGCCGTGCGTTTACGTTCTGATGCCGACTATATTTTTCCTGCTGCAAGCATAGCCACGCCTGATGCGCTGATAGAAACTATCCTCAAAGAAAAACGCATAGAGTTCTTCGGCGAAGGTTTCCGCGTGCCAGATCTTCAACGCTTGCTTCAGCCACTTCCGGCCAAGGCATCTACATCTAACAACGCACCAACTGTAGCGCCAACCGAGGGCAGGTACATATGGCCGCTGCCGTCATCAGAAACATCAATTAACACAGCTGCTGAACAAAACCCACAATAACAACCACATAAACCATTTCGTGTTATGAAAGTAAACTTATTAATAACAACCGGTATGCTGGCGCTGTGCGCCAATACCATGGCGCAGGCACCGCAAGGTGGCGCCGGTAACAGAGCTCAGGCTGGCGCGGGAGCAACAAGGGGCGTAATGGCCAGTATTGAATCTGCTACACAGGGCATGAAAAAAATGGAAGGTTATTTTACCTTTTATTACGATGAAAAGACCGGGAAGATCTTATTAGAGGTAGATAAATTTGATAACGAATTTCTTTACTTCAACTCGTTAACAGATGGAGCAGGCCGTTCTGCCGAAAGGGGACAGGCTGCCGCTAACATTGCCAAGTTTGTAAAGCTCGGTCCAAAAGTATTATTGGTTGAACCTGTATTTGCCTACAGGGCTGTTACAACCAATCCGGATGAAATAAAAGCCGTTGAAAACGCTTTTGCAAAATCAGTTATATGGGGATTTACGCCGGTAGCTATGGATGGCGAAAAAGCGCTCATAGACATTACCCCTTTCATCGTTCGCGACAGTCAGGGTATAGGTGGCAGATTGGGCAGCGGCGCTACAGCATTTGGCGGTGGCGGCGGTCGGGGCGCACGTGGAGGCGCTACCGCTTCAACCGGTGGAGGTAGCTACCGTGTTGACGAAACCAGATCAGGCGTTTATTTGCCAAATACAAAAAATTTCCCTAAAAACACTGAGTTTGAAGCCATGATCACCTTTGTTGGTGGTTCTGGTGGTGGCGGTGCCCGGGGCGGCGGCGGTGGCATAGCGCCTGATCCGGGTGCTGTTACCGTTAAAATGCATCAGGCATTTGTTGAATTGCCGGATAATAAGTACAAGCCACGCAAATTTGATCCGCGTACTTCGTTTAATGTGTTCAACTACATGGATTTTTCAGCAGGTATGGATGAGTCGTTAGTGAAACGCTTTACCCGTCGCCATCGTTTATTTAAGAAAGATCCTAATGCTAAAGTAAGCGAAGCTGTTGAACCAATAGTATATTATGTTGATCGTGGCGCACCCGATGATGTGAAGAAAGCGCTAATAGAAGGT encodes the following:
- a CDS encoding RagB/SusD family nutrient uptake outer membrane protein — translated: MKNLRKYKHLIVRGSLLSLILINATSCKKNLLNPDIISLIPDVAVFDTPERILAQVNGLYVAAKSGSFYGGRYIIYNEIRGEDFIMNKPNVVTGQQTWSQSVNPGTSEVSSLWTAGYLTINRVNTFLAGLDANKSKVSATLYANYSAEAKFLRALTYFALVQTYAQPYAKNNGTSPGLPLRLMPELNSENSLLARSTVAKVYEQILADLNAAETGLPLNYGTGSTTAVASLNTTRASRNTAIALKTRVYMVMNNYNAVITEAEKIVSASAPYSATTGVANKMETNVATVFTGNYVGPEAVFSLPFTPLETPGGQNQLAYYFGGNPGNQEFYLNPVGIIADPAFATASKDARKGFVQTVAGQKWMSKFKVASTFSDNVPVIRYPEVLLNYAEALVRTGGVANMPKAISLLQAVRLRSDADYIFPAASIATPDALIETILKEKRIEFFGEGFRVPDLQRLLQPLPAKASTSNNAPTVAPTEGRYIWPLPSSETSINTAAEQNPQ